From a region of the Rhinolophus sinicus isolate RSC01 linkage group LG04, ASM3656204v1, whole genome shotgun sequence genome:
- the SPAG8 gene encoding sperm-associated antigen 8 isoform X1 — MRPNGVRTESDFPHRIRFKTSAPQGTCLHPHPPHPPPLQFCAVSWNYLLSLWQPGSWYLKMETSDSTEGSQSRSLHQQPSSEGLGSTSEPFSSDPGPRSALAAATAAVPTAKAATLSANTGAPCSEPSLSTDPSSDSLLREPCTGPSFTHKIGHGRIGFKPVYVSCVARDPCTTNDLSSSPGPVPGSRSGSGSGSGPGHGSGPGRGSGQGTVPDSGPAPVCDSGPSPGHGHDPELSPFTLPGVRNPRADLVPNYAPWNHRHGEPQKQPWKSLQVSEPGARGLWKPPEVEGKRKVLSETLPRGQCLLYNWEEERATNHLDQVPSMQGCSEGFFFRHGHQGLLTLQRQPSTPLSTTHKDSYQPPGNHCQPIRDSPALSAPCLPTGKREAMLEMLLYPQICLMTTVRSSPKPSGYRGHHSFRCVRVTRHWEWGEGGREEAILCWLGREYDLSSFWHSCRVSVTSRHWTHHSGRTAASPHQCLCPWGSLCPMTLRITPTNWEKSLPLAVRAEDRVVEGEELSKG; from the exons ATGCGGCCGAATGGAGTCCGGACGGAAAGCGACTTCCCGCACCGCATCAGGTTTAAGACTTCCGCCCCTCAGGGAActtgcctccacccccaccctccacatcCGCCCCCCCTCCAGTTCTGCGCAGTCTCCTGGAATTATTTACTGTCCCTATGGCAACCCGGTAGCTGGTATCTGAAGATGGAGACCTCTGATTCTACTGAGGGATCGCAGTCGCG ATCTTTACACCAACAGCCCAGCTCCGAAGGGCTAGGGTCAACTTCCGAACCGTTTTCTTCCGATCCCGGTCCTAGGTCGGCCCTGGCAGCTGCAACTGCAGCCGTCCCCACAGCCAAAGCAGCTACCTTATCTGCAAATACTGGAGCGCCCTGCTCTGAGCCAAGTCTTTCCACGGATCCCTCCTCAGACAGTCTTCTTCGGGAGCCCTGCACTGGACCCAGCTTTACCCACAAGATAGGCCATGGGAGAATTGGCTTTAAGCCTGTCTATGTTTCCTGTGTTGCTCGGGATCCCTGTACTACAAATGACCTTAGTTCTAGCCCTGGACCTGTTCCTGGTTCCAGGTCTGGTTCTGGCAGTGGCTCTGGCCCTGGCCATGGCTCTGGTCCTGGCCGTGGCTCTGGTCAAGGCACTGTTCCTGATTCTGGTCCTGCTCCAGTCTGTGACTCTGGCCCTAGTCCAGGCCATGGCCATGACCCTGAGCTCAGTCCCTTCACTCTTCCAGGCGTTAGAAATCCCAGGGCAGACCTGGTCCCTAATTATGCCCCCTGGAATCATCGCCATGGGGAGCCTCAGAAACAACCCTGGAAATCTTTGCAAGTCTCAGAACCTGGTGCCCGAGGGCTATGGAAGCCCCCTGAGGTTGAAGGGAAACGTAAAGTTCTCAGTGAAACATTGCCCAGGGGCCAGTGCCTTCTCTACAACTGGGAGGAAGAG AGAGCCACAAACCACCTGGATCAAGTCCCAAGCATGCAGGGTTGCTCTGAGGGTTTCTTCTTCCGACATGGACACCAGGGACTGCTAACGCTACAGCGACAGCCATCCACGCCCCTCAGCACCACCCATAAAGACTCATACCAGCCACCAGGAAACCACTGTCAGCCAATTCGAG ACTCCCCTGCTCTATCCGCTCCCTGCCTTCCCACAGGGAAGCGTGAAGCCATGCTGGAGATGCTCCTGTACCCCCAAATCTG CCTCATGACTACCGTAAGGAGCAGCCCGAAACCTTCTGGATACAGAGGGCACCACAGCTTCCGGTGTGTGAGGGTGACTAGGCACTGGGAGTGGggtgaaggaggaagggaagaggctaTTCTGTGCTGGCTTGGCAGAGAGTACGATTTGTCCTCATTCTGGCACTCCTGCAGGGTGTCAGTAACATCAAGACACTGGACACACCATTCCGGAAGAACTGCAGCTTCTCCACACCAGTGCCTTTGTCCCTGGGGCAGCCTCTGCCCTATGACCCTGAGAATTACTCCCACCAACTGGGAGAAATCTCTTCCCTTGGCTGTCAGGGCAGAGGACAGGGTGGTGGAAGGGGAAGAACTGTCTAAGGGCTGA
- the SPAG8 gene encoding sperm-associated antigen 8 isoform X6: protein MRPNGVRTESDFPHRIRFKTSAPQGTCLHPHPPHPPPLQFCAVSWNYLLSLWQPGSWYLKMETSDSTEGSQSRSLHQQPSSEGLGSTSEPFSSDPGPRSALAAATAAVPTAKAATLSANTGAPCSEPSLSTDPSSDSLLREPCTGPSFTHKIGHGRIGFKPVYVSCVARDPCTTNDLSSSPGPVPGSRSGSGSGSGPGHGSGPGRGSGQGTVPDSGPAPVCDSGPSPGHGHDPELSPFTLPGVRNPRADLVPNYAPWNHRHGEPQKQPWKSLQVSEPGARGLWKPPEVEGKRKVLSETLPRGQCLLYNWEEERATNHLDQVPSMQGCSEGFFFRHGHQGLLTLQRQPSTPLSTTHKDSYQPPGNHCQPIRGKREAMLEMLLYPQICLMTTVRSSPKPSGYRGHHSFRVSVTSRHWTHHSGRTAASPHQCLCPWGSLCPMTLRITPTNWEKSLPLAVRAEDRVVEGEELSKG from the exons ATGCGGCCGAATGGAGTCCGGACGGAAAGCGACTTCCCGCACCGCATCAGGTTTAAGACTTCCGCCCCTCAGGGAActtgcctccacccccaccctccacatcCGCCCCCCCTCCAGTTCTGCGCAGTCTCCTGGAATTATTTACTGTCCCTATGGCAACCCGGTAGCTGGTATCTGAAGATGGAGACCTCTGATTCTACTGAGGGATCGCAGTCGCG ATCTTTACACCAACAGCCCAGCTCCGAAGGGCTAGGGTCAACTTCCGAACCGTTTTCTTCCGATCCCGGTCCTAGGTCGGCCCTGGCAGCTGCAACTGCAGCCGTCCCCACAGCCAAAGCAGCTACCTTATCTGCAAATACTGGAGCGCCCTGCTCTGAGCCAAGTCTTTCCACGGATCCCTCCTCAGACAGTCTTCTTCGGGAGCCCTGCACTGGACCCAGCTTTACCCACAAGATAGGCCATGGGAGAATTGGCTTTAAGCCTGTCTATGTTTCCTGTGTTGCTCGGGATCCCTGTACTACAAATGACCTTAGTTCTAGCCCTGGACCTGTTCCTGGTTCCAGGTCTGGTTCTGGCAGTGGCTCTGGCCCTGGCCATGGCTCTGGTCCTGGCCGTGGCTCTGGTCAAGGCACTGTTCCTGATTCTGGTCCTGCTCCAGTCTGTGACTCTGGCCCTAGTCCAGGCCATGGCCATGACCCTGAGCTCAGTCCCTTCACTCTTCCAGGCGTTAGAAATCCCAGGGCAGACCTGGTCCCTAATTATGCCCCCTGGAATCATCGCCATGGGGAGCCTCAGAAACAACCCTGGAAATCTTTGCAAGTCTCAGAACCTGGTGCCCGAGGGCTATGGAAGCCCCCTGAGGTTGAAGGGAAACGTAAAGTTCTCAGTGAAACATTGCCCAGGGGCCAGTGCCTTCTCTACAACTGGGAGGAAGAG AGAGCCACAAACCACCTGGATCAAGTCCCAAGCATGCAGGGTTGCTCTGAGGGTTTCTTCTTCCGACATGGACACCAGGGACTGCTAACGCTACAGCGACAGCCATCCACGCCCCTCAGCACCACCCATAAAGACTCATACCAGCCACCAGGAAACCACTGTCAGCCAATTCGAG GGAAGCGTGAAGCCATGCTGGAGATGCTCCTGTACCCCCAAATCTG CCTCATGACTACCGTAAGGAGCAGCCCGAAACCTTCTGGATACAGAGGGCACCACAGCTTCCG GGTGTCAGTAACATCAAGACACTGGACACACCATTCCGGAAGAACTGCAGCTTCTCCACACCAGTGCCTTTGTCCCTGGGGCAGCCTCTGCCCTATGACCCTGAGAATTACTCCCACCAACTGGGAGAAATCTCTTCCCTTGGCTGTCAGGGCAGAGGACAGGGTGGTGGAAGGGGAAGAACTGTCTAAGGGCTGA
- the HINT2 gene encoding adenosine 5'-monophosphoramidase HINT2 isoform X3, translating into MVRGAAGVNDGNEVAKAQRAAPGGTAPTIFSRILDRSLPADILYEDQQCLVFRDVAPQAPVHFLVIPKKPIPRISQAEEEDQQLLGHLLLVAKKTAKAEGLRDGYRLVINDGKLGAQSVYHLHIHVLGGRQLQWPPG; encoded by the exons GTCCGAGGAGCTGCAGGTGTGAATGATGGGAATGAAGTGGCCAAGGCCCAGCGGGCAGCTCCTGGGGGAACAGCCCCAACCATCTTCTCCAGGATCCTGGATCGGAGCCTCCCAGCTGATATTCTATATGAGGACCAGCAG TGTCTCGTATTCCGTGATGTGGCTCCTCAGGCTCCTGTGCACTTCCTGGTCATTCCCAAGAAACCCATTCCTCGGATTAGCCAGGCTGAAGAAGAAGACCAGCAG CTTCTAGGACACCTTCTCCTTGTGGCCAAGAAGACAGCAAAGGCTGAGGGGCTGAGAGATGGATACCGACTTG TGATCAATGATGGGAAGCTGGGAGCACAGTCTGTGTATCACCTGCACATTCACGTACTTGGGGGCCGACAGCTCCAGTGGCCTCCAGGTTGA
- the SPAG8 gene encoding sperm-associated antigen 8 isoform X2, with translation MRPNGVRTESDFPHRIRFKTSAPQGTCLHPHPPHPPPLQFCAVSWNYLLSLWQPGSWYLKMETSDSTEGSQSRSLHQQPSSEGLGSTSEPFSSDPGPRSALAAATAAVPTAKAATLSANTGAPCSEPSLSTDPSSDSLLREPCTGPSFTHKIGHGRIGFKPVYVSCVARDPCTTNDLSSSPGPVPGSRSGSGSGSGPGHGSGPGRGSGQGTVPDSGPAPVCDSGPSPGHGHDPELSPFTLPGVRNPRADLVPNYAPWNHRHGEPQKQPWKSLQVSEPGARGLWKPPEVEGKRKVLSETLPRGQCLLYNWEEERATNHLDQVPSMQGCSEGFFFRHGHQGLLTLQRQPSTPLSTTHKDSYQPPGNHCQPIRDSPALSAPCLPTGKREAMLEMLLYPQICKEVQAEREPTREYSEVKSVTQHDYQKELVQAGPPAPTKPHDYRKEQPETFWIQRAPQLPGVSNIKTLDTPFRKNCSFSTPVPLSLGQPLPYDPENYSHQLGEISSLGCQGRGQGGGRGRTV, from the exons ATGCGGCCGAATGGAGTCCGGACGGAAAGCGACTTCCCGCACCGCATCAGGTTTAAGACTTCCGCCCCTCAGGGAActtgcctccacccccaccctccacatcCGCCCCCCCTCCAGTTCTGCGCAGTCTCCTGGAATTATTTACTGTCCCTATGGCAACCCGGTAGCTGGTATCTGAAGATGGAGACCTCTGATTCTACTGAGGGATCGCAGTCGCG ATCTTTACACCAACAGCCCAGCTCCGAAGGGCTAGGGTCAACTTCCGAACCGTTTTCTTCCGATCCCGGTCCTAGGTCGGCCCTGGCAGCTGCAACTGCAGCCGTCCCCACAGCCAAAGCAGCTACCTTATCTGCAAATACTGGAGCGCCCTGCTCTGAGCCAAGTCTTTCCACGGATCCCTCCTCAGACAGTCTTCTTCGGGAGCCCTGCACTGGACCCAGCTTTACCCACAAGATAGGCCATGGGAGAATTGGCTTTAAGCCTGTCTATGTTTCCTGTGTTGCTCGGGATCCCTGTACTACAAATGACCTTAGTTCTAGCCCTGGACCTGTTCCTGGTTCCAGGTCTGGTTCTGGCAGTGGCTCTGGCCCTGGCCATGGCTCTGGTCCTGGCCGTGGCTCTGGTCAAGGCACTGTTCCTGATTCTGGTCCTGCTCCAGTCTGTGACTCTGGCCCTAGTCCAGGCCATGGCCATGACCCTGAGCTCAGTCCCTTCACTCTTCCAGGCGTTAGAAATCCCAGGGCAGACCTGGTCCCTAATTATGCCCCCTGGAATCATCGCCATGGGGAGCCTCAGAAACAACCCTGGAAATCTTTGCAAGTCTCAGAACCTGGTGCCCGAGGGCTATGGAAGCCCCCTGAGGTTGAAGGGAAACGTAAAGTTCTCAGTGAAACATTGCCCAGGGGCCAGTGCCTTCTCTACAACTGGGAGGAAGAG AGAGCCACAAACCACCTGGATCAAGTCCCAAGCATGCAGGGTTGCTCTGAGGGTTTCTTCTTCCGACATGGACACCAGGGACTGCTAACGCTACAGCGACAGCCATCCACGCCCCTCAGCACCACCCATAAAGACTCATACCAGCCACCAGGAAACCACTGTCAGCCAATTCGAG ACTCCCCTGCTCTATCCGCTCCCTGCCTTCCCACAGGGAAGCGTGAAGCCATGCTGGAGATGCTCCTGTACCCCCAAATCTG TAAAGAGGTGCAGGCAGAGCGGGAACCCACAAGGGAGTACTCTGAGGTCAAGTCTGTGACACAGCACGACTACCAAAAGGAACTGGTGCAGGCAGGGCCTCCTGCCCCAACCAAG CCTCATGACTACCGTAAGGAGCAGCCCGAAACCTTCTGGATACAGAGGGCACCACAGCTTCCG GGTGTCAGTAACATCAAGACACTGGACACACCATTCCGGAAGAACTGCAGCTTCTCCACACCAGTGCCTTTGTCCCTGGGGCAGCCTCTGCCCTATGACCCTGAGAATTACTCCCACCAACTGGGAGAAATCTCTTCCCTTGGCTGTCAGGGCAGAGGACAGGGTGGTGGAAGGGGAAGAACTGTCTAA
- the SPAG8 gene encoding sperm-associated antigen 8 isoform X5: MRPNGVRTESDFPHRIRFKTSAPQGTCLHPHPPHPPPLQFCAVSWNYLLSLWQPGSWYLKMETSDSTEGSQSRSLHQQPSSEGLGSTSEPFSSDPGPRSALAAATAAVPTAKAATLSANTGAPCSEPSLSTDPSSDSLLREPCTGPSFTHKIGHGRIGFKPVYVSCVARDPCTTNDLSSSPGPVPGSRSGSGSGSGPGHGSGPGRGSGQGTVPDSGPAPVCDSGPSPGHGHDPELSPFTLPGVRNPRADLVPNYAPWNHRHGEPQKQPWKSLQVSEPGARGLWKPPEVEGKRKVLSETLPRGQCLLYNWEEERATNHLDQVPSMQGCSEGFFFRHGHQGLLTLQRQPSTPLSTTHKDSYQPPGNHCQPIRDSPALSAPCLPTGKREAMLEMLLYPQICLMTTVRSSPKPSGYRGHHSFRVSVTSRHWTHHSGRTAASPHQCLCPWGSLCPMTLRITPTNWEKSLPLAVRAEDRVVEGEELSKG; this comes from the exons ATGCGGCCGAATGGAGTCCGGACGGAAAGCGACTTCCCGCACCGCATCAGGTTTAAGACTTCCGCCCCTCAGGGAActtgcctccacccccaccctccacatcCGCCCCCCCTCCAGTTCTGCGCAGTCTCCTGGAATTATTTACTGTCCCTATGGCAACCCGGTAGCTGGTATCTGAAGATGGAGACCTCTGATTCTACTGAGGGATCGCAGTCGCG ATCTTTACACCAACAGCCCAGCTCCGAAGGGCTAGGGTCAACTTCCGAACCGTTTTCTTCCGATCCCGGTCCTAGGTCGGCCCTGGCAGCTGCAACTGCAGCCGTCCCCACAGCCAAAGCAGCTACCTTATCTGCAAATACTGGAGCGCCCTGCTCTGAGCCAAGTCTTTCCACGGATCCCTCCTCAGACAGTCTTCTTCGGGAGCCCTGCACTGGACCCAGCTTTACCCACAAGATAGGCCATGGGAGAATTGGCTTTAAGCCTGTCTATGTTTCCTGTGTTGCTCGGGATCCCTGTACTACAAATGACCTTAGTTCTAGCCCTGGACCTGTTCCTGGTTCCAGGTCTGGTTCTGGCAGTGGCTCTGGCCCTGGCCATGGCTCTGGTCCTGGCCGTGGCTCTGGTCAAGGCACTGTTCCTGATTCTGGTCCTGCTCCAGTCTGTGACTCTGGCCCTAGTCCAGGCCATGGCCATGACCCTGAGCTCAGTCCCTTCACTCTTCCAGGCGTTAGAAATCCCAGGGCAGACCTGGTCCCTAATTATGCCCCCTGGAATCATCGCCATGGGGAGCCTCAGAAACAACCCTGGAAATCTTTGCAAGTCTCAGAACCTGGTGCCCGAGGGCTATGGAAGCCCCCTGAGGTTGAAGGGAAACGTAAAGTTCTCAGTGAAACATTGCCCAGGGGCCAGTGCCTTCTCTACAACTGGGAGGAAGAG AGAGCCACAAACCACCTGGATCAAGTCCCAAGCATGCAGGGTTGCTCTGAGGGTTTCTTCTTCCGACATGGACACCAGGGACTGCTAACGCTACAGCGACAGCCATCCACGCCCCTCAGCACCACCCATAAAGACTCATACCAGCCACCAGGAAACCACTGTCAGCCAATTCGAG ACTCCCCTGCTCTATCCGCTCCCTGCCTTCCCACAGGGAAGCGTGAAGCCATGCTGGAGATGCTCCTGTACCCCCAAATCTG CCTCATGACTACCGTAAGGAGCAGCCCGAAACCTTCTGGATACAGAGGGCACCACAGCTTCCG GGTGTCAGTAACATCAAGACACTGGACACACCATTCCGGAAGAACTGCAGCTTCTCCACACCAGTGCCTTTGTCCCTGGGGCAGCCTCTGCCCTATGACCCTGAGAATTACTCCCACCAACTGGGAGAAATCTCTTCCCTTGGCTGTCAGGGCAGAGGACAGGGTGGTGGAAGGGGAAGAACTGTCTAAGGGCTGA
- the SPAG8 gene encoding sperm-associated antigen 8 isoform X4, giving the protein MRPNGVRTESDFPHRIRFKTSAPQGTCLHPHPPHPPPLQFCAVSWNYLLSLWQPGSWYLKMETSDSTEGSQSRSLHQQPSSEGLGSTSEPFSSDPGPRSALAAATAAVPTAKAATLSANTGAPCSEPSLSTDPSSDSLLREPCTGPSFTHKIGHGRIGFKPVYVSCVARDPCTTNDLSSSPGPVPGSRSGSGSGSGPGHGSGPGRGSGQGTVPDSGPAPVCDSGPSPGHGHDPELSPFTLPGVRNPRADLVPNYAPWNHRHGEPQKQPWKSLQVSEPGARGLWKPPEVEGKRKVLSETLPRGQCLLYNWEEERATNHLDQVPSMQGCSEGFFFRHGHQGLLTLQRQPSTPLSTTHKDSYQPPGNHCQPIRGKREAMLEMLLYPQICKEVQAEREPTREYSEVKSVTQHDYQKELVQAGPPAPTKPHDYRKEQPETFWIQRAPQLPGVSNIKTLDTPFRKNCSFSTPVPLSLGQPLPYDPENYSHQLGEISSLGCQGRGQGGGRGRTV; this is encoded by the exons ATGCGGCCGAATGGAGTCCGGACGGAAAGCGACTTCCCGCACCGCATCAGGTTTAAGACTTCCGCCCCTCAGGGAActtgcctccacccccaccctccacatcCGCCCCCCCTCCAGTTCTGCGCAGTCTCCTGGAATTATTTACTGTCCCTATGGCAACCCGGTAGCTGGTATCTGAAGATGGAGACCTCTGATTCTACTGAGGGATCGCAGTCGCG ATCTTTACACCAACAGCCCAGCTCCGAAGGGCTAGGGTCAACTTCCGAACCGTTTTCTTCCGATCCCGGTCCTAGGTCGGCCCTGGCAGCTGCAACTGCAGCCGTCCCCACAGCCAAAGCAGCTACCTTATCTGCAAATACTGGAGCGCCCTGCTCTGAGCCAAGTCTTTCCACGGATCCCTCCTCAGACAGTCTTCTTCGGGAGCCCTGCACTGGACCCAGCTTTACCCACAAGATAGGCCATGGGAGAATTGGCTTTAAGCCTGTCTATGTTTCCTGTGTTGCTCGGGATCCCTGTACTACAAATGACCTTAGTTCTAGCCCTGGACCTGTTCCTGGTTCCAGGTCTGGTTCTGGCAGTGGCTCTGGCCCTGGCCATGGCTCTGGTCCTGGCCGTGGCTCTGGTCAAGGCACTGTTCCTGATTCTGGTCCTGCTCCAGTCTGTGACTCTGGCCCTAGTCCAGGCCATGGCCATGACCCTGAGCTCAGTCCCTTCACTCTTCCAGGCGTTAGAAATCCCAGGGCAGACCTGGTCCCTAATTATGCCCCCTGGAATCATCGCCATGGGGAGCCTCAGAAACAACCCTGGAAATCTTTGCAAGTCTCAGAACCTGGTGCCCGAGGGCTATGGAAGCCCCCTGAGGTTGAAGGGAAACGTAAAGTTCTCAGTGAAACATTGCCCAGGGGCCAGTGCCTTCTCTACAACTGGGAGGAAGAG AGAGCCACAAACCACCTGGATCAAGTCCCAAGCATGCAGGGTTGCTCTGAGGGTTTCTTCTTCCGACATGGACACCAGGGACTGCTAACGCTACAGCGACAGCCATCCACGCCCCTCAGCACCACCCATAAAGACTCATACCAGCCACCAGGAAACCACTGTCAGCCAATTCGAG GGAAGCGTGAAGCCATGCTGGAGATGCTCCTGTACCCCCAAATCTG TAAAGAGGTGCAGGCAGAGCGGGAACCCACAAGGGAGTACTCTGAGGTCAAGTCTGTGACACAGCACGACTACCAAAAGGAACTGGTGCAGGCAGGGCCTCCTGCCCCAACCAAG CCTCATGACTACCGTAAGGAGCAGCCCGAAACCTTCTGGATACAGAGGGCACCACAGCTTCCG GGTGTCAGTAACATCAAGACACTGGACACACCATTCCGGAAGAACTGCAGCTTCTCCACACCAGTGCCTTTGTCCCTGGGGCAGCCTCTGCCCTATGACCCTGAGAATTACTCCCACCAACTGGGAGAAATCTCTTCCCTTGGCTGTCAGGGCAGAGGACAGGGTGGTGGAAGGGGAAGAACTGTCTAA
- the SPAG8 gene encoding sperm-associated antigen 8 isoform X3 → MRPNGVRTESDFPHRIRFKTSAPQGTCLHPHPPHPPPLQFCAVSWNYLLSLWQPGSWYLKMETSDSTEGSQSRSLHQQPSSEGLGSTSEPFSSDPGPRSALAAATAAVPTAKAATLSANTGAPCSEPSLSTDPSSDSLLREPCTGPSFTHKIGHGRIGFKPVYVSCVARDPCTTNDLSSSPGPVPGSRSGSGSGSGPGHGSGPGRGSGQGTVPDSGPAPVCDSGPSPGHGHDPELSPFTLPGVRNPRADLVPNYAPWNHRHGEPQKQPWKSLQVSEPGARGLWKPPEVEGKRKVLSETLPRGQCLLYNWEEERATNHLDQVPSMQGCSEGFFFRHGHQGLLTLQRQPSTPLSTTHKDSYQPPGNHCQPIRGKREAMLEMLLYPQICLMTTVRSSPKPSGYRGHHSFRCVRVTRHWEWGEGGREEAILCWLGREYDLSSFWHSCRVSVTSRHWTHHSGRTAASPHQCLCPWGSLCPMTLRITPTNWEKSLPLAVRAEDRVVEGEELSKG, encoded by the exons ATGCGGCCGAATGGAGTCCGGACGGAAAGCGACTTCCCGCACCGCATCAGGTTTAAGACTTCCGCCCCTCAGGGAActtgcctccacccccaccctccacatcCGCCCCCCCTCCAGTTCTGCGCAGTCTCCTGGAATTATTTACTGTCCCTATGGCAACCCGGTAGCTGGTATCTGAAGATGGAGACCTCTGATTCTACTGAGGGATCGCAGTCGCG ATCTTTACACCAACAGCCCAGCTCCGAAGGGCTAGGGTCAACTTCCGAACCGTTTTCTTCCGATCCCGGTCCTAGGTCGGCCCTGGCAGCTGCAACTGCAGCCGTCCCCACAGCCAAAGCAGCTACCTTATCTGCAAATACTGGAGCGCCCTGCTCTGAGCCAAGTCTTTCCACGGATCCCTCCTCAGACAGTCTTCTTCGGGAGCCCTGCACTGGACCCAGCTTTACCCACAAGATAGGCCATGGGAGAATTGGCTTTAAGCCTGTCTATGTTTCCTGTGTTGCTCGGGATCCCTGTACTACAAATGACCTTAGTTCTAGCCCTGGACCTGTTCCTGGTTCCAGGTCTGGTTCTGGCAGTGGCTCTGGCCCTGGCCATGGCTCTGGTCCTGGCCGTGGCTCTGGTCAAGGCACTGTTCCTGATTCTGGTCCTGCTCCAGTCTGTGACTCTGGCCCTAGTCCAGGCCATGGCCATGACCCTGAGCTCAGTCCCTTCACTCTTCCAGGCGTTAGAAATCCCAGGGCAGACCTGGTCCCTAATTATGCCCCCTGGAATCATCGCCATGGGGAGCCTCAGAAACAACCCTGGAAATCTTTGCAAGTCTCAGAACCTGGTGCCCGAGGGCTATGGAAGCCCCCTGAGGTTGAAGGGAAACGTAAAGTTCTCAGTGAAACATTGCCCAGGGGCCAGTGCCTTCTCTACAACTGGGAGGAAGAG AGAGCCACAAACCACCTGGATCAAGTCCCAAGCATGCAGGGTTGCTCTGAGGGTTTCTTCTTCCGACATGGACACCAGGGACTGCTAACGCTACAGCGACAGCCATCCACGCCCCTCAGCACCACCCATAAAGACTCATACCAGCCACCAGGAAACCACTGTCAGCCAATTCGAG GGAAGCGTGAAGCCATGCTGGAGATGCTCCTGTACCCCCAAATCTG CCTCATGACTACCGTAAGGAGCAGCCCGAAACCTTCTGGATACAGAGGGCACCACAGCTTCCGGTGTGTGAGGGTGACTAGGCACTGGGAGTGGggtgaaggaggaagggaagaggctaTTCTGTGCTGGCTTGGCAGAGAGTACGATTTGTCCTCATTCTGGCACTCCTGCAGGGTGTCAGTAACATCAAGACACTGGACACACCATTCCGGAAGAACTGCAGCTTCTCCACACCAGTGCCTTTGTCCCTGGGGCAGCCTCTGCCCTATGACCCTGAGAATTACTCCCACCAACTGGGAGAAATCTCTTCCCTTGGCTGTCAGGGCAGAGGACAGGGTGGTGGAAGGGGAAGAACTGTCTAAGGGCTGA